One segment of Spiroplasma kunkelii CR2-3x DNA contains the following:
- a CDS encoding pentapeptide repeat-containing protein yields the protein MKDARLRRANLKGANLTGAYLEYADLEKADLKGADLEDANLRRANLRDADLKEDNLRCAYGHIDQFPLIN from the coding sequence TTAAAAGATGCTAGATTACGTCGTGCTAATTTAAAAGGTGCTAATTTAACTGGTGCTTATTTAGAATATGCTGATTTAGAAAAAGCTGATTTAAAAGGTGCTGATTTAGAAGATGCTAATTTACGTCGTGCTAATTTACGCGATGCTGATTTAAAAGAAGATAATTTACGCTGTGCTTATGGTCACATTGACCAGTTCCCGTTAATAAATTAA